A window from Candidatus Methylomirabilota bacterium encodes these proteins:
- a CDS encoding ATP-binding protein codes for MRLGVRGREALVLSLLTMLVVATATAIHLSQVSRVVVQEAVKQAELIAKQIYAQSGRALHRSPGADPLEALRQDPELRSFLDASVGYSPHLLYALISDSNGVVVLHTERQKEGDPEPERPNLEGLLKVDTLSRFSALYNAGRTYETVLPMTLNDRLFGSIRLGVSTTLLRREVTASLRQSLTVAAVALPLAWLAALVLAQLTVRPIRAIVGQVDRIRRGEPPEATPVTVGGDEFQELSAQLSRLGHELQADRISSLSEKAHLQGMVDQLEDGVIFLNPERHILFFNRAAETVVGLSLEQTVGLPIHEVLDAAHPMLPFVDHVLAGAPGIRNATVVLPQAGRDKEFLVSAFHMEDAHRVMGVAILLKDLESVKTVQSLVSYSAKLAALGRLTSGVAHEVKNPLNAMMIHVELLKEQLEDATPDVHQSLDVIGGEIRRLDRVVQGFLRFMRPQELTLKPVDLNGMLQSVGALLEAESQSHGVRFVFELDAALPLVSADEELVRQAFINILQNAEQAMPQGGAVRIRTRPEGADWVRVVVTDQGVGIAPEDLDKIFKLYYTSKPGGSGIGLSIVYRIVQLHDGTVEAKSQPGRGTALIVRLPVR; via the coding sequence ATGCGGCTGGGAGTACGGGGACGGGAGGCGCTGGTTCTGAGCCTCCTCACCATGCTGGTGGTCGCCACCGCCACCGCGATCCACCTGTCGCAGGTGAGCCGGGTGGTGGTGCAGGAGGCGGTGAAGCAGGCCGAGCTGATCGCCAAGCAGATCTACGCGCAGAGCGGCCGCGCGCTGCATCGCAGCCCGGGCGCCGATCCGCTCGAGGCCCTGCGTCAGGATCCCGAGCTGCGCAGCTTCCTCGACGCCAGCGTGGGGTACTCGCCGCACCTCCTCTACGCGCTGATCTCCGATTCCAACGGGGTCGTGGTGCTCCACACCGAGCGTCAGAAGGAGGGCGACCCCGAGCCGGAGCGCCCGAACCTGGAAGGGCTGCTGAAGGTCGACACCCTGAGCCGCTTCTCCGCGCTCTACAACGCGGGCCGCACGTACGAGACGGTCCTGCCGATGACGCTGAATGACCGGCTGTTCGGATCGATCCGGCTCGGCGTCTCCACCACGCTCCTGCGCCGCGAGGTCACCGCCTCGCTCCGCCAGAGCCTCACGGTGGCCGCGGTGGCCCTGCCGCTGGCCTGGCTGGCCGCGCTCGTGCTGGCCCAGCTCACGGTGCGGCCCATCCGCGCGATCGTGGGCCAGGTCGATCGCATCCGGCGCGGCGAGCCGCCGGAGGCGACGCCGGTGACCGTCGGCGGCGACGAGTTCCAGGAGCTGTCCGCCCAGCTCTCGCGCCTCGGGCACGAGCTGCAGGCCGACCGCATCTCGAGCCTCAGCGAGAAGGCTCACCTGCAGGGCATGGTCGACCAGCTCGAGGACGGCGTCATCTTCCTGAATCCGGAGCGGCACATCCTGTTCTTCAATCGCGCGGCCGAGACGGTGGTCGGCCTGTCGCTGGAGCAGACGGTGGGCCTGCCCATCCACGAGGTGCTGGATGCCGCCCATCCGATGCTGCCGTTCGTGGACCACGTGCTGGCCGGCGCCCCGGGCATCCGCAACGCGACGGTGGTGCTGCCGCAGGCGGGGCGCGACAAGGAGTTCCTGGTCTCCGCGTTCCACATGGAGGACGCCCACCGGGTGATGGGCGTCGCCATTCTCCTGAAGGACCTGGAGTCGGTGAAGACGGTGCAGTCCCTCGTGAGCTACTCGGCCAAGCTGGCCGCCCTCGGCCGTCTGACCTCGGGCGTGGCCCACGAGGTCAAGAACCCGCTGAACGCGATGATGATCCACGTCGAGCTGCTGAAGGAGCAGCTGGAGGACGCGACGCCCGACGTCCACCAGAGCCTCGACGTGATCGGCGGAGAGATCCGCCGACTCGACCGGGTGGTGCAGGGCTTCCTGCGCTTCATGCGCCCCCAGGAGCTGACCCTGAAGCCGGTCGATCTCAACGGCATGCTGCAGAGCGTGGGCGCCCTGCTGGAAGCCGAGAGCCAGAGCCACGGCGTGCGCTTCGTGTTCGAGCTCGACGCCGCGCTGCCGCTGGTCAGCGCCGACGAGGAGCTGGTGCGCCAGGCCTTCATCAATATCCTGCAGAACGCCGAGCAGGCGATGCCGCAGGGCGGGGCGGTGCGCATCCGCACCCGGCCCGAGGGCGCCGACTGGGTGCGCGTGGTGGTGACCGACCAGGGCGTGGGCATCGCCCCGGAGGACCTGGACAAGATCTTCAAGCTCTACTACACGAGCAAGCCGGGGGGCAGCGGTATCGGGCTGTCCATCGTGTACCGGATCGTGCAGCTGCACGACGGGACGGTGGAAGCCAAGTCGCAGCCCGGCCGCGGCACCGCGCTGATCGTGCGCCTGCCGGTACGCTGA
- a CDS encoding sigma-54 dependent transcriptional regulator, with product MPLKILIVDDEEPARQGLTALLGRWGYDVDEAADGQEALAKAAAGLPSVVLSDLVMPKMDGLDLLRALKTDVPFASVILLTGQGSIDTAVTAMREGAYDYLTKPVDVARLRVLIPKAAERGEALRDVALLRRKLSQVWGMGRLVGTSHGMQEVYRLIEVAAPTPAAVLISGESGTGKELVARTLHELSPRAKGPFVAVNCAAIPETLLESEIFGHEKGAFTGALERRPGCFELAHEGTIFLDEIAEMNPGTQAKFLRILQDGTVRRLGGKTEIKVDVRVLAATNKDPVKAIQEGTFREDLYYRLNVVSLALPPLRERRDDIPALVQAFIEEFNARYDKRIRSVDESVLNGLIAQGWPGNVRELRNTLERAIIVCDGDTILPRHMPPAPALRSTESADGPDSVSFRVGTSLDDAEKALILKTLAANANNKTRAADVLGISLKTLHNKLKAYGS from the coding sequence ATGCCGCTCAAGATCCTGATCGTCGACGACGAGGAGCCGGCCCGCCAGGGGCTGACCGCGCTCCTCGGCCGCTGGGGCTACGACGTCGACGAGGCCGCCGACGGCCAGGAGGCCCTCGCCAAGGCGGCGGCGGGGCTGCCGTCGGTGGTGCTCTCCGATCTGGTCATGCCCAAGATGGACGGCCTCGACCTGCTGCGCGCGCTCAAGACCGACGTGCCGTTCGCCTCGGTGATCCTGCTGACCGGCCAGGGCTCGATCGACACCGCGGTCACCGCGATGCGCGAGGGCGCCTACGACTACCTCACCAAGCCGGTGGACGTGGCGCGGCTGCGGGTGCTCATCCCCAAGGCGGCGGAGCGGGGCGAGGCGCTGCGTGACGTCGCGCTGCTGCGCCGGAAGCTCAGCCAGGTCTGGGGCATGGGCCGGCTGGTCGGCACCAGCCACGGCATGCAGGAGGTCTATCGTCTCATCGAGGTCGCCGCGCCCACGCCCGCCGCGGTGCTGATCAGCGGCGAGAGCGGCACCGGCAAGGAGCTGGTGGCGCGCACGCTGCACGAGCTGTCCCCGCGGGCCAAGGGCCCGTTCGTGGCGGTGAACTGCGCGGCCATCCCGGAAACGCTGCTGGAGAGCGAGATCTTCGGACACGAGAAGGGTGCCTTCACCGGCGCGCTCGAGCGGCGGCCCGGCTGCTTCGAGCTGGCCCACGAGGGCACGATCTTCCTCGACGAGATCGCCGAGATGAACCCGGGCACCCAGGCCAAGTTCCTGCGCATCCTCCAGGACGGCACCGTGCGGCGGCTCGGCGGCAAGACCGAGATCAAGGTGGACGTGCGGGTGCTCGCCGCGACCAACAAGGATCCGGTCAAGGCCATCCAGGAAGGGACGTTCCGCGAGGACCTGTACTATCGTCTGAACGTGGTGAGCCTCGCCCTGCCGCCGCTGCGCGAGCGACGCGACGACATCCCGGCGCTGGTGCAGGCCTTCATCGAGGAGTTCAACGCCCGCTACGACAAGCGCATCCGCTCGGTGGACGAGAGCGTGCTGAACGGGCTCATCGCCCAGGGGTGGCCGGGGAACGTGCGCGAGCTGCGCAACACCCTGGAGCGGGCGATCATCGTCTGCGACGGCGACACGATCCTGCCCCGCCACATGCCGCCGGCGCCGGCGCTGCGCTCCACCGAGTCGGCGGACGGGCCCGACTCGGTGTCGTTCCGCGTGGGCACGAGCCTCGACGATGCCGAGAAGGCCCTGATCTTGAAGACCCTCGCGGCCAACGCCAACAACAAGACCCGGGCCGCCGACGTGCTCGGCATCAGCCTAAAGACCCTGCACAACAAGCTCAAGGCCTACGGCAGCTAG